The Candidatus Methylomirabilota bacterium genome contains the following window.
CGGCCCGCGCGGCGGCCTGCTTCACCACCGCCTGGATCTTCTGCACCGTGGAGTTGGCCGCGGCCTGGAACAGCAGGCGCAGCCGGCGGCCGCCCTTGGCCCGCACCCCGTCGGCGGCGCGCACGTAGCCGGCCTGCTCGAGCAGGTCGTTGGCCTTCTCGACGCTGAACTCCCACGTGGTGTTGCGGGAGCGGAAGCGATCCGGCGAGTTCAGGAAGTTGGGGGTGATCTGGCCGGTGCGGCCCACCAGGTGATCCTGGATCGACACGCGGTCCACCAGCAGGCTGAGCGCGCTGCGCACCGTCTGGTCGGTGAGGAAGGGATGCGGGGCCTTGATGCTCGAGCGCTCGCCGTCCACCTCGCGGTAGGGATCGGTCTGATTGCACTGGATGAAGCTGACCCCGCTGCTCGGGACGGCCAGGACCCGGCCCTTGCCACCCTGCTCGATACGTCGGAGGACCTCCTCCTCGATCAGCACGTAGTGGGCGAAGTCGTACTCGCCGGTCTGCATGACCGCGCGGGCCGCGCCTACCGAGTCACCACCGCACTTGATGTCGAGACGGTCGAAGTAGGGGCGGTTGGCCACGTGGTACTTCGGGTTGATCTCGGCGCGGATGAAGTCGCCGGGCCGGAACTCGACCAGCTTGTACGGTCCGGTGCCGACCGCGGCGAGCATGCCGATGGCCTCCCGCGCGCCCGCGCCCTTGACCGACTGAAAGATGTGCCGCGGCAGCAAGCCCCCGCCGGTGAAGGCGCCGGCCCAGAAGGGCTGCGGCTTCTTGAAGTAGAGCTTCATCGTGTACTGGTCGATCCGCTCGATGCGGGCGATCTCGTCGTAGGCCGCCTTCGTGCCCGCCGCGGTGGACGGATCGAGCGCGAACTCCCAGTTGAAGATGGCGTCGTCCGCGGTGAAGGGGGCGCCGTCGTGCCAGACCACGCCTCGCTTCAGGCGCCAGATCACCCAGCTGCCGTCCTTGGCCAGGGTGCGCGCCTTGAGGCTCGGCAACTCCTCGGCCAGGACGGGCACGAAGGTGCCGTCGGCCGCGGGCGCGGCGAGCGGCTCGTAGAAGATGCGCTGGACCGCGAAGTCGCGGAGCCCGCGGCCGAAGTGCGGGTGCAGCAGGGTGGGGGCGTCCCACATGAGGATGCGCAGGATGCCGCCGCCGCCCCGCCGAGTCGGGTTGAATTCCGGCTCGGGCGTCTGCGCGTGGGCCACGCCGGCGGCGCCCAGCAGCCGGTCGGCCATCGGCGCGCCGATCCCGACAGCTCCCAGGCCCTGGACGAATCGCCGGCGCGTGAGACCGCCGAGCTTCACCTGAGCGATCAGCTCTCGCAGCGCGTGCTCGTCCATGGTCCAGGGGCACCTTTCCTCGATGGGGGTCCGACACGGATAACGCGGAGGGGCGACGAAGTCAAGGGGCCGGTGGGCGCTTCGTTCGCGCGCCGCGCCGGTCGGCCCCTGTCGGCCGCCGGGGAATCGGTGACGATGCACCGCCCCTCTCGGGCCAGCAGATCGATCGCGGTTCTTTCGATGTGGGTCACGGAGCGCGTTCGCCATGAGCCGCTGGTCCTGGCTCATGACCACGGCGGCGGCCATCGCCATCGCGGCGAGCAGCCTCGGCGCTCCGGACTCTCCGTCGCTCGCCTTCCTCGCCGAGGCGCTCGAGCACCTCGACCGCTAGAGCCGCGCGGCCATCGGGCGCGCCGTCACCAGGGCGTCACGCGCTACGCCGCGGTGCGTGGCGGCTGCCATGGTCGAATAATTCCCGCCACCGTAGACTCGAATCACGTCGAAGGCATGGCCTGCATGTTTTTCATGCGTCCTCTCATCGTTCTCGCGTTCGCGGCGATCGCCCTCGCGCTGCCTGTGGCCGTGGCCCACGGCGGCTCGCAGTGGCCGGCCGACTCCTCCGTCGACGAGCGGCCGCCCGACCTGCCGCCCTGGCTGCTCGCCTCGCGCCTCGGCCGCCCCGTCGACGATCCGTCCCGCGAGGACATGATGCCCACGGGCGGCCTCAGCGATCTCGGGGCGGTGATGCTGCGCGACACGCCGGGGGCGATCGAGGCGGACCCGCTCACCCTGCGGACCTCCAGCAGGGCGGACTCCACCGATCTGCGGGCCATCCTCGGCAACAGCGACCGCTGGCAGCTGATGCGCTTCGGTGCCACCGCCGGCTCGCCGCAGGAGATGAAGTTCTCGGCGTACGGGACGGTGGCCTATCTGCCGAGCACGCTCATGGCCTCTCGCCCCGACGCGGGGCTGGGCTACGGTCCGGCCGCGGCCGCCTCGCTCGGGCTGGACGATCAGGAAGAGCCGATCTCGCTCGGCTTCAAGGCCGAGCTGAACGGGCTCGAGGGCGGCGCCGACTATCGCTCGGTCGGCAAGCGGCTCGAGCCGATGGTGTCGGTGCCGGCGTCGCAGCGGGATCGCGAGGGCACCGAGGTCTGGGTGGCCCAGCGGCTCGGGCGGCTGCGCTTCAAGCTCTCGCAGTCGGACCTGTCCGACAACGTGGACCGCAATCCGGCGGTGCCCCGCACGAACCGCACGCAGACCGCGATCGGCGCGCAGGTCACGCCGCGCGGCTGGCCGATCCTCGGCCTCACCTACGCCACCGGAACCCTGGAGCGCACGTGGCTCACCGGATCGGGCCGGCCCTTCGCGGTGGAGCGGCAGAGCTTCGACAGCGTGGCCGCCTCGGTGTACTACTCGCGGTCGGAGTTCGACCTCTCCGGCTCGTCGGTCTACGGCTACAGCCGCGATCTCGCGAACGCGGATCGCGAGATGACCTCGCTCTATCACGATCTGACGCTGACCCTGCGGCCGCTGAAGACGGTCACCCTCATGCCATCGGTCAGCACCGGCACCGACCGCTACGACTGGGCGTCGGGCCAGTACCAGACCACCACCTTGTCCTTGTTGCTGACCTACGGGCCGGTCGCGTCGCGGTGGAACGTGTGGACGCTGGGCGCCTACAGCACATCGCAGACCAGCGATCGCACGGTGGACGGTCGCATCATGAGCGTGAGTGGCGGCCTGGCCTGCGGGCTCGGCCCGATGCTGGGTGGCCGGGCCAGCGTGTCGGTGGAGGCCGGCTACGATCGCTACGTCGATTCGGTGTACCCCGACACGTCCTCGCGCGGGGCCTTCGGCCTCGTCCTCCTGAAGGTCAGCTCCTTCTAGTCGTCGCGGCGGCCGTTCCTCGCGGCCGCGTCTCCCCCACGAGCGGCCGGCTCCGGCGGAGTGGCGGCCTTGACTTCGCGCGCGCCCCCACCTTAGGGTGTTGGCCGACTCGAAAGG
Protein-coding sequences here:
- a CDS encoding peptide ABC transporter substrate-binding protein gives rise to the protein MDEHALRELIAQVKLGGLTRRRFVQGLGAVGIGAPMADRLLGAAGVAHAQTPEPEFNPTRRGGGGILRILMWDAPTLLHPHFGRGLRDFAVQRIFYEPLAAPAADGTFVPVLAEELPSLKARTLAKDGSWVIWRLKRGVVWHDGAPFTADDAIFNWEFALDPSTAAGTKAAYDEIARIERIDQYTMKLYFKKPQPFWAGAFTGGGLLPRHIFQSVKGAGAREAIGMLAAVGTGPYKLVEFRPGDFIRAEINPKYHVANRPYFDRLDIKCGGDSVGAARAVMQTGEYDFAHYVLIEEEVLRRIEQGGKGRVLAVPSSGVSFIQCNQTDPYREVDGERSSIKAPHPFLTDQTVRSALSLLVDRVSIQDHLVGRTGQITPNFLNSPDRFRSRNTTWEFSVEKANDLLEQAGYVRAADGVRAKGGRRLRLLFQAAANSTVQKIQAVVKQAAARAGIEMEVKAIPASVFFSADVTNVDTNVRFHADLQTYTVFTGLDPQLFMAQFASWEIPAKENGWTGRNISRWRNAEFDTLWRKADVEMDPVQRAALFIKMNDLVVQSAVAIPVTWRNVVHAAANNLKGIDLNSWDSIFGRIAYWHRQGG